Proteins encoded by one window of Chromobacterium violaceum ATCC 12472:
- the metE gene encoding 5-methyltetrahydropteroyltriglutamate--homocysteine S-methyltransferase has protein sequence MSHATHLLGFPRIGAKRELKTLLERYWKQELDEAALSQGAKELRQKHWLLQKGAGVELSPVGDFSLYDHVLDAQLLVGAAPARFGFDAAALTTGQYFELARGNAVQPAMEMTKWFDTNYHYLVPEWHADTAFSAQPERLLSQLREARALGVAAKPVLLGPLSLLWLGKAKGRPFDRLALLPGLVAAYRELLSSLRAAGAEWAQIDEPILALDLEPSWLDAFAPAYAQLSRHAPKLLLATYFGDVSEHAARLKSLPVAGLHLDLVRAPEQISAFLPDYPADKVLSAGIVDGRNIWRADLSALLDRLAPLAQQLGDRLWLAPSCSLLHSPFDAAAETGLDPELKNWLAFAVQKLNELKTLKRGLEHGRSAIAGELSGSDFAREQRRASPRIHDPAVARRLAALPEGTDRRASPYPIRAERQQAWLKLPPLPTTTIGSFPQTPAIRASRAAFKKGELSAAGYRQAMEKEIELAIRRQEALGLDVLVHGEAERNDMVEYFGEQLAGFAFTAGGWVQSYGSRCVKPPIIFGDVARPKPMTVDWARYAQSLTAKPVKGMLTGPVTILQWSFVRDDLPRREVCRQIALALNDEVLDLEAAGIRVIQIDEPAIREGLPLKRAGRDVYLAWAGEAFRLSSRGVDDATQIHTHMCYSEFGDILPAIAALDADVITIETSRSDMALLADFGRFRYPNAIGPGVYDIHSPRVPSAAEIRALLDKALRVIPAERLWVNPDCGLKTRGWPEVEAALAAMVAVGRELREKLAQAA, from the coding sequence ATGAGCCACGCCACCCACCTGCTGGGCTTCCCCCGCATCGGCGCCAAGCGCGAGCTGAAAACGCTGCTGGAGCGATACTGGAAACAGGAACTGGACGAAGCCGCGCTGTCGCAGGGCGCGAAAGAGCTGCGCCAGAAGCACTGGCTGCTGCAGAAAGGCGCCGGCGTCGAACTGAGCCCGGTCGGCGACTTCTCGCTGTACGACCACGTGCTGGACGCGCAGCTGCTGGTCGGCGCCGCGCCGGCGCGCTTCGGCTTCGACGCCGCCGCGCTCACCACCGGCCAGTATTTCGAACTGGCGCGCGGCAACGCCGTTCAGCCTGCGATGGAAATGACCAAGTGGTTCGATACCAACTACCACTACCTGGTGCCGGAATGGCATGCCGACACCGCCTTCTCCGCCCAGCCCGAGCGGCTGCTGTCGCAGTTGCGCGAGGCCCGGGCGCTGGGCGTGGCCGCCAAGCCCGTGCTGCTGGGGCCGCTCAGCCTGCTATGGCTGGGCAAGGCCAAGGGCCGGCCTTTCGACAGGCTCGCGCTGCTGCCCGGCCTGGTCGCCGCCTATCGCGAGCTGCTGTCGTCGCTGCGCGCCGCCGGCGCGGAGTGGGCGCAGATCGATGAACCCATCCTGGCGCTGGACCTGGAGCCGTCGTGGCTGGACGCCTTCGCGCCAGCTTACGCGCAATTGAGCCGGCATGCGCCCAAGCTGCTGCTGGCCACCTATTTCGGCGATGTGTCCGAACACGCGGCGCGGCTGAAGTCGCTGCCGGTGGCCGGCCTGCACCTGGACCTGGTCCGCGCGCCGGAACAGATTTCCGCCTTCCTGCCGGACTATCCGGCCGACAAGGTGCTGTCCGCCGGCATCGTCGACGGCCGCAACATCTGGCGCGCCGACCTGTCCGCGCTGCTGGACCGCCTGGCCCCGCTGGCCCAGCAACTGGGCGACAGGCTGTGGCTGGCCCCCAGCTGCTCGCTGCTGCACAGCCCCTTCGACGCCGCCGCCGAAACCGGGCTGGACCCGGAGCTGAAAAACTGGCTGGCCTTCGCGGTGCAGAAACTCAACGAGCTCAAGACGCTGAAGCGCGGACTGGAGCACGGCCGCTCCGCCATCGCCGGCGAACTATCGGGCAGCGATTTCGCCCGCGAGCAGCGCCGAGCCAGCCCCCGCATCCATGACCCGGCCGTCGCGCGGCGCCTGGCCGCGCTGCCGGAAGGCACCGACCGCCGCGCCAGCCCCTACCCCATCCGCGCCGAGCGGCAGCAAGCCTGGCTCAAGCTGCCGCCGCTGCCGACCACCACCATCGGCTCCTTCCCGCAAACGCCGGCCATCCGCGCCAGCCGCGCCGCGTTCAAGAAGGGGGAACTGTCCGCCGCCGGCTATCGGCAGGCGATGGAGAAGGAAATCGAGCTGGCGATCCGCCGCCAGGAGGCGCTGGGGCTGGACGTGCTGGTGCATGGCGAGGCCGAGCGCAACGACATGGTGGAATACTTCGGCGAGCAGCTGGCCGGCTTCGCCTTCACCGCCGGCGGCTGGGTGCAGAGCTACGGCAGCCGCTGCGTGAAGCCGCCCATCATCTTCGGCGACGTGGCGCGGCCCAAGCCCATGACCGTGGACTGGGCGCGCTACGCGCAAAGCCTGACCGCCAAACCGGTGAAGGGCATGCTGACTGGTCCGGTCACCATCCTGCAATGGAGCTTCGTCCGCGACGACCTGCCCAGGCGCGAAGTCTGCCGCCAGATCGCGCTGGCGCTGAACGACGAGGTGCTCGACCTGGAGGCCGCCGGCATCCGCGTGATCCAGATCGACGAGCCCGCCATCCGCGAAGGCCTGCCGCTGAAGCGCGCCGGCCGCGACGTCTACCTGGCCTGGGCCGGCGAGGCCTTCCGTCTGTCCAGCCGCGGCGTGGACGACGCGACGCAGATCCATACCCACATGTGCTACTCGGAATTCGGCGACATCCTGCCGGCCATCGCCGCGCTGGACGCCGACGTGATCACCATCGAAACTTCGCGCTCGGACATGGCGCTGCTCGCCGACTTCGGCCGCTTCCGCTATCCGAACGCGATCGGGCCCGGCGTCTACGACATCCACAGCCCGCGCGTGCCGTCCGCCGCCGAAATCCGCGCGCTGCTGGACAAGGCGCTGCGGGTGATTCCGGCCGAGCGCCTGTGGGTGAATCCAGACTGCGGGCTGAAAACCCGCGGCTGGCCCGAGGTGGAGGCCGCACTGGCGGCGATGGTGGCCGTCGGCCGCGAGCTGCGCGAAAAGCTGGCACAGGCGGCCTGA
- a CDS encoding SixA phosphatase family protein, with protein sequence MDLILWRHAEAEDGADDLARALTRRGQQQASRMASWLRDRLPDDYLLLASEARRSQQTAAYLAKSYEVMPELNPGSSVDEVLQAVGWPESGRPVVLVGHQPYIGWLAARLLSEQQQLWSVKKGSVWWLNRRERHGYEQVRLKLMLTPGMLEP encoded by the coding sequence ATGGATCTGATTTTGTGGCGCCACGCCGAGGCCGAAGACGGCGCCGACGATCTGGCGCGCGCGCTGACCCGGCGCGGACAGCAGCAGGCCAGCCGCATGGCGTCGTGGCTGCGGGACAGGCTGCCGGACGATTACCTGCTGCTGGCTTCCGAAGCCCGGCGTTCGCAGCAGACGGCCGCCTATCTGGCCAAGAGCTATGAAGTGATGCCGGAGCTGAACCCCGGCTCCAGCGTGGATGAGGTGCTGCAGGCGGTGGGCTGGCCGGAATCGGGACGTCCGGTGGTGCTGGTCGGCCACCAGCCTTACATCGGCTGGCTGGCGGCGCGCCTGCTGTCCGAGCAGCAGCAGCTGTGGAGCGTGAAGAAGGGCTCGGTGTGGTGGTTGAACCGCCGCGAGCGCCACGGTTATGAGCAGGTCAGGCTGAAGCTGATGCTGACGCCGGGGATGCTCGAGCCGTGA